In one window of Microbacterium maritypicum DNA:
- a CDS encoding heavy metal translocating P-type ATPase, with translation MSAACGCEHDEPETAVGEEAEEAERPWWRDRGIMVPVFSGVAFLTGLALEWSGMEIPALVLFWIGLLLGASTFTPGAIRNLFKGKLGIGLLMTISAVGAVILGYVEEAAALAFLYSIAEALEDKAMDRARGGLRALLKLVPETATIRRDGVSVEVAAKDLAVGQLMLVRPGERIATDGVVRTGRSSLDTSAITGESIPVEVEPGDAVSAGAINTAGALEVETTAAGTDNSLTTIVDLVEKAQAEKGDRARLADRIARPLVPGVLILAALVAIIGSLLGDPELWITRALVVLVAASPCALAISVPLTVVAAIGSASKFGVIIKSGAAFERFGVIRHVAVDKTGTLTRNEPAVTAVLTVDGVSEAEALAWAAALEQHSTHPLAAAITAAAPDAPAAEGVTEQAGHGIEGELAGARITVGSPRWLDAGTLGDRVAGLEEQGMTVVIVHRGGVPVAAIGVRDELRPEVPEVVRTLATQGIGVTMLTGDNARTARALAAHAGIDDVRAELRPEDKAAAIAELGAKGPVAMIGDGINDAPALAAADIGIAMGATGSDAAIESADVAFTGHDLRLLPRAFAHARRGRHIINQNIILSLLIITALLPLALFGVLGLAAVVLVHEIAEVIVILNGLRAASTRKAST, from the coding sequence GTGAGCGCGGCGTGCGGCTGCGAGCACGACGAGCCTGAGACCGCAGTCGGCGAAGAGGCCGAGGAGGCGGAGCGCCCCTGGTGGCGGGACCGCGGGATCATGGTCCCGGTCTTCTCCGGTGTGGCGTTCCTCACCGGTCTGGCGCTGGAGTGGTCCGGGATGGAGATCCCTGCGCTGGTGCTGTTCTGGATCGGCCTGCTGCTGGGCGCGTCGACGTTCACGCCGGGCGCGATCCGGAACCTCTTCAAGGGCAAGCTCGGCATCGGGCTGCTGATGACCATCAGCGCGGTCGGCGCGGTGATCCTCGGCTACGTCGAGGAGGCCGCAGCGCTGGCATTCCTGTACTCGATCGCCGAGGCGCTGGAGGACAAGGCGATGGACCGTGCCCGCGGCGGGCTGCGGGCACTGCTCAAGCTCGTCCCGGAGACCGCCACCATCCGCCGCGACGGCGTCTCGGTCGAGGTCGCCGCGAAGGATCTGGCTGTCGGGCAGCTGATGTTGGTGCGGCCGGGTGAGCGGATCGCGACCGACGGCGTCGTCCGCACGGGACGTTCCAGCCTGGACACGTCCGCGATCACCGGGGAGTCGATCCCGGTCGAGGTCGAACCCGGCGATGCCGTCTCCGCCGGCGCAATCAACACCGCCGGGGCACTGGAGGTCGAAACGACCGCGGCAGGCACCGACAACTCACTGACCACGATCGTCGACCTCGTGGAGAAGGCTCAGGCGGAGAAGGGCGACCGCGCCCGCCTCGCCGACCGCATCGCCCGCCCTCTCGTCCCGGGCGTGCTGATCCTCGCCGCCCTGGTCGCGATCATCGGCTCGCTGCTCGGCGACCCGGAGCTGTGGATCACCCGCGCCCTGGTCGTGCTGGTCGCGGCATCGCCCTGCGCACTGGCGATCTCCGTGCCGCTGACCGTGGTCGCGGCGATCGGCTCGGCGAGCAAGTTCGGCGTGATCATCAAGTCCGGTGCCGCGTTCGAGCGGTTCGGCGTGATCCGCCACGTCGCCGTCGACAAGACCGGCACCCTCACCCGCAACGAGCCCGCCGTCACCGCCGTCCTCACCGTGGACGGTGTGAGCGAGGCGGAGGCGCTGGCGTGGGCGGCCGCTCTGGAGCAGCACAGCACCCACCCCCTCGCCGCCGCGATCACCGCCGCAGCGCCGGATGCCCCTGCGGCGGAGGGCGTGACCGAGCAGGCCGGGCACGGCATCGAGGGCGAGCTCGCCGGCGCGCGGATCACCGTCGGCAGCCCGCGCTGGCTCGACGCCGGGACCCTCGGCGACCGGGTCGCGGGGCTGGAGGAGCAGGGCATGACAGTCGTGATCGTCCACCGCGGCGGCGTCCCGGTCGCCGCGATCGGCGTCCGCGACGAGCTGCGCCCCGAGGTCCCTGAAGTGGTCCGCACCCTCGCGACCCAGGGCATCGGGGTGACCATGCTCACCGGCGACAACGCCCGCACCGCCCGCGCCCTCGCTGCGCATGCAGGGATCGATGACGTCCGCGCCGAGCTGCGCCCCGAAGACAAGGCCGCCGCGATCGCAGAGCTCGGTGCGAAGGGGCCGGTCGCGATGATCGGCGACGGCATCAACGACGCCCCTGCGCTGGCCGCCGCGGACATCGGGATCGCGATGGGCGCGACGGGCTCCGACGCCGCGATCGAGTCGGCCGACGTGGCCTTCACCGGTCACGATCTGCGGCTTCTCCCGCGCGCGTTCGCCCATGCCCGTCGGGGGCGGCACATCATCAACCAGAACATCATCCTGTCGCTGCTGATCATCACCGCCCTGCTCCCGCTCGCCCTCTTTGGCGTCCTGGGGCTTGCGGCGGTGGTGCTGGTGCACGAGATCGCCGAGGTGATCGTGATCCTCAACGGCCTGCGCGCCGCGTCGACGCGCAAGGCAAGCACGTGA
- the cmtR gene encoding Cd(II)/Pb(II)-sensing metalloregulatory transcriptional regulator CmtR has translation MLTIAPRLDVMNRLGRAMADPTRSRILMTLLDGPSYPAVLSRELELTRSNVSNHLTCLRDCGIVVAEPEGRQTRYEIADPHLAAALTALVDVTLAVDEHAPCMDASCTVPGCCGTGAGA, from the coding sequence ATGCTGACCATTGCTCCACGTCTCGACGTCATGAACCGGCTCGGCCGGGCCATGGCGGACCCGACGCGCTCCCGGATACTGATGACCCTGCTCGACGGCCCCAGCTACCCGGCGGTGCTCTCGCGTGAGCTGGAGCTGACCCGCTCGAACGTCTCGAACCACCTGACCTGCCTGCGCGACTGCGGCATCGTGGTCGCCGAGCCGGAAGGGCGGCAGACGCGCTACGAGATCGCGGACCCGCACCTCGCGGCGGCGCTGACCGCGCTGGTGGACGTGACGCTCGCGGTGGACGAGCACGCGCCCTGCATGGACGCTTCGTGCACGGTGCCGGGCTGCTGCGGGACGGGAGCGGGCGCGTGA
- a CDS encoding type II glyceraldehyde-3-phosphate dehydrogenase, with protein sequence MDRIRVGVNGYGVIGKRVADAVHAQPDMHLVGVADIVTDWRIQSAVPRLPVFAATPDAHSGMVDTGIRPEGTLDDLLAQSDVIVDTTPKHVAAGNLPRYQAAGVKVIVQGGEAHSTTGHSFVAQANYATALGRDLTRVVSCNTTSIVRVLGALENAGLLLRARGVTGRAECRRVHYSSWD encoded by the coding sequence ATGGACAGGATCAGAGTCGGCGTCAACGGGTACGGAGTGATCGGCAAGAGGGTCGCCGACGCCGTCCACGCCCAACCCGACATGCACCTGGTGGGCGTCGCGGACATCGTCACCGACTGGCGAATACAATCCGCCGTCCCGCGGCTGCCCGTATTCGCCGCCACCCCCGACGCGCACAGCGGCATGGTGGACACCGGCATCCGCCCCGAGGGAACCCTCGACGATCTCCTCGCGCAGAGCGACGTGATCGTCGATACGACCCCCAAGCACGTCGCCGCCGGAAACCTGCCCCGCTACCAGGCGGCGGGAGTAAAGGTGATCGTGCAGGGCGGGGAAGCGCACTCGACCACCGGGCACTCCTTCGTCGCCCAGGCCAACTACGCCACCGCGCTCGGCCGGGACCTGACCCGGGTGGTGTCCTGCAACACCACCAGCATCGTCCGCGTCCTCGGCGCGCTCGAAAACGCCGGGCTGCTGCTGCGCGCCCGCGGGGTTACTGGTAGGGCCGAATGTCGCAGGGTGCACTATTCATCCTGGGATTAG
- a CDS encoding ABC1 kinase family protein: MGAGSSRYRQIGAVLRRHGLGVLAGVLGLGGLVPFHRGALGHARQEDPYTNPEHVRVALEELGPTFVKLGQILSTRHDLLPAAWVAEFAKLQDDVAAAPWEGIRDVLREELGADPEHVFAQFDPVPLAAASIGQAYAATLHDGTEVVVKVRRPGVVAQVHEDLDILRNLADRADRRWDAIRQYDLPGLVEEFSRTLRAELDYLQEARNAERFAQEFAHAARVRIPRVHGETTTSRVLTLERMSGVRIDDLEGLDAAGIDRVALARLGADIVLTMVFDNRFFHADPHPGNMFVQPDGALALIDFGMVGELTEQTTDGLAGIVLAFTRDDPDTLTTALIEISRTADVVDRAGLRQAITAFTARYRGRSLSEISLAIMLQQLLGLLQQHQLHLPQETALLFKVLMMAEGTAARLDPDFQMLDALQPYAEQLTRAQLSLPALARRWARAGADTGALLTELPATLSRLRHLLEDGGFEVHLRATELEPLVGRAERVGNRVVAGMIAAALISGIGTLVGGNTKWRSREGVLIGAGTGTIGALGSYLLWTLRRRRPRP; this comes from the coding sequence ATGGGCGCGGGGAGTAGCCGGTACCGGCAGATCGGGGCCGTGCTGCGCCGGCACGGACTCGGCGTCCTGGCCGGCGTGCTGGGCCTGGGCGGCTTGGTGCCGTTCCACCGCGGCGCCCTCGGACACGCCCGGCAGGAGGACCCCTACACGAACCCCGAGCATGTGCGGGTCGCGTTGGAGGAGCTCGGGCCGACGTTCGTGAAACTGGGCCAGATCCTCTCCACCCGGCACGATCTGCTCCCCGCGGCATGGGTCGCCGAGTTCGCCAAACTGCAGGACGACGTCGCCGCGGCACCGTGGGAGGGCATTCGGGACGTGCTCCGTGAAGAGCTCGGCGCCGACCCAGAGCACGTGTTCGCCCAGTTCGACCCGGTGCCGCTGGCGGCGGCGTCCATCGGGCAGGCGTACGCGGCAACTCTTCACGACGGCACCGAGGTCGTCGTGAAGGTGCGCCGGCCCGGCGTGGTCGCGCAGGTGCATGAAGACCTGGACATTCTCCGCAACCTCGCCGACCGCGCCGACCGGCGCTGGGATGCCATCCGGCAGTACGACCTGCCCGGGCTGGTGGAGGAGTTCTCCCGCACGCTGCGTGCCGAGCTGGACTACCTGCAGGAGGCCCGCAACGCCGAACGGTTCGCGCAGGAGTTCGCCCACGCGGCGCGGGTGCGGATTCCCCGCGTGCACGGGGAGACCACGACCTCGCGCGTGCTGACCCTGGAGCGGATGAGCGGGGTGCGGATCGACGACCTGGAGGGCCTGGACGCCGCCGGCATCGACCGGGTCGCACTCGCGCGGCTGGGTGCCGACATCGTGCTCACGATGGTGTTCGACAACCGGTTCTTCCATGCCGACCCCCATCCCGGGAACATGTTCGTGCAGCCCGACGGCGCGCTCGCGCTGATCGACTTCGGGATGGTCGGGGAGCTCACCGAACAGACCACGGACGGCCTCGCCGGCATCGTGCTCGCCTTCACCCGCGACGACCCGGACACCCTCACCACCGCCCTGATAGAAATCTCCCGGACCGCCGACGTCGTCGACCGGGCAGGGCTGCGGCAGGCGATCACCGCGTTCACGGCCCGCTACCGGGGCCGTTCGCTGTCGGAGATCAGCCTCGCAATCATGCTCCAGCAGCTGCTCGGCCTCCTGCAGCAGCACCAGCTGCACCTTCCGCAGGAGACGGCGCTGCTGTTCAAAGTGCTGATGATGGCCGAAGGGACCGCGGCGCGGCTGGATCCGGACTTCCAGATGCTCGACGCCCTGCAGCCCTACGCTGAGCAGCTCACCCGCGCCCAGCTGTCCCTGCCGGCTCTGGCCCGGCGATGGGCGCGCGCGGGAGCCGACACCGGGGCACTGCTCACCGAGCTGCCCGCCACCCTGAGCCGGCTCCGGCATCTCCTCGAAGACGGCGGGTTCGAGGTGCACCTGCGCGCGACGGAGCTGGAACCTCTCGTCGGGCGCGCCGAACGCGTCGGCAACCGTGTCGTCGCGGGAATGATCGCCGCCGCGCTGATCAGCGGGATCGGCACCCTCGTCGGCGGGAACACGAAATGGCGCTCCCGGGAAGGCGTCCTGATCGGCGCCGGGACCGGCACGATCGGCGCCCTCGGCAGCTATCTGCTGTGGACGCTGCGGCGCCGCCGACCCCGCCCCTGA
- a CDS encoding AAA family ATPase, translating to MTGIQEPRPAQTTRWHVVTGGPSSGKTTTVNLLRGRGYTTTIEHARHYIDLQRITGRSTAEVRARQSEFQRAVVDMQIEQERSLEPQQTVFLDRALPDSLAYYRFLGLAPGTALLGALAGARYATVFLLDLLPLASDYARTEDPAAQRRIHDLLGLVYQELGFPVVTVPALAPDARVDFILERASAGTPAERGVS from the coding sequence ATGACCGGCATCCAGGAGCCGCGGCCCGCACAGACCACCCGTTGGCACGTCGTGACGGGCGGTCCCAGCTCGGGCAAGACCACCACGGTCAACCTGCTGCGGGGCCGCGGGTACACGACCACAATCGAGCACGCCCGCCACTACATCGACCTGCAACGGATCACCGGGCGCAGCACCGCGGAGGTGCGGGCACGGCAGAGCGAGTTCCAGCGCGCCGTCGTCGACATGCAGATCGAGCAGGAACGCTCCCTCGAGCCGCAACAGACCGTGTTCCTGGACCGTGCTCTGCCGGACTCGCTCGCCTACTACCGCTTCCTCGGCCTCGCCCCCGGCACCGCCCTGCTGGGCGCGCTGGCCGGCGCCCGGTACGCGACGGTGTTCCTGCTTGACCTGCTCCCGCTGGCGTCCGACTACGCGCGCACCGAGGACCCCGCCGCGCAGCGGCGCATCCACGACCTGCTCGGGCTGGTGTACCAGGAGCTGGGCTTTCCCGTCGTCACCGTCCCCGCACTCGCCCCCGACGCGCGCGTCGACTTCATCCTCGAACGAGCATCGGCCGGCACTCCAGCCGAGAGGGGCGTGAGCTGA
- a CDS encoding metal-sensitive transcriptional regulator, with protein sequence MAHGYVDNKPALLARLSRAEGQVRGIARMIDENVYCIDVLTQVSAATKALESVALSLLEDHLAHCVAQATAEGGPLAEEKLREANAAIARLVRS encoded by the coding sequence ATGGCACACGGGTATGTGGACAACAAGCCGGCGCTGCTGGCGCGGCTGAGCCGCGCGGAGGGTCAGGTGCGCGGGATCGCGCGGATGATCGACGAGAACGTGTACTGCATCGACGTGCTGACCCAGGTGTCGGCGGCGACGAAGGCGCTGGAGTCCGTCGCGCTGTCGCTGCTGGAAGACCACCTCGCGCATTGCGTCGCGCAGGCGACCGCCGAAGGCGGCCCGCTCGCGGAGGAGAAGCTCCGCGAGGCGAACGCCGCGATCGCGCGCCTCGTGCGCTCCTAA
- a CDS encoding heavy-metal-associated domain-containing protein — protein sequence MTGQGFQDLGLQATSTGGGCACCSPTSHATAATDTGAPAQQTAAGETVSAQFLVEGMTCAHCVRSVTEEVSAIDGVSDVAVDLHAGGVSTVTVSSATPVDAERVRAAVEEAGYSLAAAS from the coding sequence ATGACCGGACAGGGATTCCAGGACCTCGGCCTGCAGGCGACCAGCACCGGCGGTGGCTGCGCCTGTTGCAGCCCCACCTCCCACGCCACGGCAGCCACCGACACCGGCGCGCCGGCGCAGCAGACGGCGGCGGGTGAGACCGTGTCGGCGCAGTTCCTGGTGGAGGGGATGACCTGCGCGCACTGCGTGCGTAGCGTCACCGAGGAGGTCTCCGCGATCGACGGTGTCTCCGACGTCGCGGTCGATCTGCACGCCGGTGGCGTGTCCACGGTGACGGTGTCCAGCGCGACGCCGGTGGATGCGGAGCGGGTGCGGGCGGCGGTGGAGGAGGCCGGGTACAGCCTCGCCGCAGCCTCATGA
- a CDS encoding heavy metal translocating P-type ATPase, which translates to MSTLDVDLDITGMTCASCATRVERKLNKLPGVEATVNFATEKARVHSEAPVPVEELIAAVEQAGYGASLPAPPVPDTAEQTIPRDDELASLRQRLIVSAVLAVPVAVLSMIPALQFTYWQWLTLTLAAPVVVWGAWPFHRAAAINARHGAATMDTLISVGVLAAFGWSLYALFFGGAGMPGMRMSVTFVGTPQAGGHEVYLEVAALVTVFILLGRYLEVRAKRQSGEALRALLELGAKDAVILREGTEQRVPVAQLVPGDVVVVRPGEKIPADGLVTEGMSAVDESMLTGESVPVEVAPGSRVVGATVNTGGRLLVQITRVGADTELARMARLVEEAQTGKAQVQRLADRVSAVFVPIVIVLALAAFAGWLIAGAPLEVAFTAAVTTLIIACPCALGLATPTALLVGTGRGAQLGILIRGPQVLEQTRRIDTVVLDKTGTITAGTMTVTGIHPAPGTDEAELIRFAAALEHGSEHPIGRAITAAADGPTDAVESFAAEAGQGVQGIVDGRLVAAGRASWITTQWALPIPAELAATIAADEAAGATVTVVAWDGQVRGAISVADTIKPTSREAVARLRELGLTPILLTGDNPGAARAIANQAGIEDVRAGVTPQGKLDTIRDLQAAGRVVAMVGDGVNDAAALAAADLGIAMGTGTDAAITAADLTIVSGDLMLVPDAIRLARRTLGTIKGNLFWAFAYNVAAIPVAMLALLNPILAAAAMAFSSVFVVTNSLRLRRFRPLPTPTRAGAPATREPAPVQA; encoded by the coding sequence ATGAGCACGCTGGACGTCGATCTCGACATCACCGGGATGACCTGCGCGTCGTGCGCGACGCGGGTCGAGCGGAAGCTGAACAAGCTGCCCGGGGTGGAGGCGACGGTCAACTTCGCCACCGAGAAGGCCCGCGTGCACTCGGAGGCCCCGGTGCCGGTGGAGGAGCTGATCGCGGCGGTCGAGCAGGCGGGGTACGGAGCGAGCCTCCCAGCCCCGCCTGTGCCCGACACGGCTGAGCAGACCATCCCGCGGGACGATGAGCTGGCGTCGCTGCGGCAGCGGCTGATCGTCTCGGCGGTGCTGGCGGTGCCGGTCGCGGTGCTGTCGATGATCCCCGCCCTGCAGTTCACCTACTGGCAGTGGCTCACGCTCACCCTGGCCGCGCCGGTGGTGGTGTGGGGGGCGTGGCCGTTCCACCGCGCCGCGGCGATCAATGCCCGGCACGGGGCGGCGACGATGGACACTCTGATCAGCGTCGGGGTGCTGGCCGCGTTCGGCTGGTCGCTGTACGCGCTGTTCTTCGGCGGTGCGGGGATGCCGGGAATGCGGATGAGCGTCACCTTCGTCGGCACCCCGCAGGCCGGTGGCCACGAGGTGTACCTGGAGGTCGCCGCGCTGGTGACCGTGTTCATCCTCCTCGGCCGCTACCTCGAGGTTCGTGCCAAGCGGCAGTCCGGCGAGGCCCTGCGCGCCCTGCTGGAGCTCGGCGCCAAGGACGCAGTGATCCTCCGCGAAGGCACTGAGCAGCGCGTCCCCGTCGCACAGCTCGTTCCGGGTGATGTCGTGGTGGTGCGGCCGGGTGAGAAGATCCCCGCCGACGGCCTCGTCACCGAGGGAATGTCCGCGGTGGACGAGTCGATGCTGACCGGCGAGTCCGTGCCGGTCGAAGTCGCCCCCGGCTCCCGCGTGGTCGGCGCGACTGTGAACACCGGCGGGCGCCTGCTCGTGCAGATCACCCGCGTCGGCGCCGACACCGAGCTGGCCCGGATGGCGCGGCTGGTCGAGGAGGCGCAGACCGGCAAGGCCCAGGTGCAGCGCCTCGCCGACCGGGTGTCGGCCGTCTTCGTCCCCATCGTCATCGTCCTCGCCCTGGCCGCGTTCGCCGGGTGGCTGATCGCGGGGGCGCCCTTGGAGGTCGCCTTCACCGCCGCGGTGACCACCCTGATCATCGCCTGCCCGTGCGCGCTGGGGCTGGCGACGCCGACCGCTCTGCTGGTCGGCACCGGCCGCGGCGCCCAGCTGGGCATCCTCATCCGCGGACCCCAGGTGCTCGAGCAGACCCGCCGCATCGACACCGTCGTGCTCGACAAGACCGGCACCATCACCGCCGGCACCATGACCGTCACCGGCATCCACCCCGCTCCCGGCACCGATGAGGCGGAGCTGATCCGGTTCGCCGCGGCGCTCGAGCACGGCTCCGAGCACCCCATCGGCCGCGCCATCACCGCCGCAGCCGACGGCCCGACGGATGCCGTGGAGTCATTCGCCGCCGAGGCCGGTCAAGGCGTGCAGGGCATCGTCGACGGCCGCCTGGTCGCCGCCGGCCGCGCCTCCTGGATCACCACCCAATGGGCGCTCCCCATCCCCGCCGAGCTCGCCGCGACCATCGCGGCGGACGAGGCGGCGGGGGCGACGGTGACGGTGGTGGCGTGGGACGGGCAGGTGCGCGGGGCGATCAGCGTCGCCGACACCATCAAACCCACCAGCCGTGAGGCGGTCGCACGGCTCCGGGAGCTCGGGTTGACCCCGATCCTGCTCACCGGCGACAACCCCGGCGCCGCCCGCGCGATCGCCAACCAGGCCGGGATCGAGGACGTCCGCGCCGGGGTCACCCCGCAGGGCAAGCTCGACACCATCCGCGACCTGCAGGCCGCGGGCCGGGTGGTCGCGATGGTCGGCGACGGCGTCAACGACGCCGCAGCCCTCGCCGCCGCCGACCTCGGGATCGCGATGGGCACCGGCACCGACGCGGCCATCACCGCCGCGGACCTGACCATCGTCTCCGGCGACCTGATGCTGGTCCCGGACGCGATCCGGCTGGCCCGCCGCACCCTGGGCACGATCAAGGGGAACCTGTTCTGGGCGTTCGCGTACAACGTCGCCGCGATCCCGGTCGCGATGCTCGCCCTGCTCAACCCCATCCTCGCCGCCGCGGCAATGGCGTTCAGCAGCGTGTTCGTCGTCACCAACAGCCTCCGCCTGCGCCGCTTCCGCCCCCTGCCCACCCCGACCCGTGCCGGCGCCCCCGCCACCCGAGAGCCCGCGCCCGTCCAGGCCTAA
- a CDS encoding YHS domain-containing protein: MSHDHDHSGHDHTHGHDHGGHEHGAHEHHHHEPPAGATNLVTCPVMPGNQVDPAWAEQRGLFRDYQGSRYWFCCAECGPLFDADPARYAHAA; this comes from the coding sequence ATGTCCCACGACCACGACCACTCCGGGCACGACCACACGCACGGGCACGACCATGGAGGACACGAGCATGGTGCGCACGAGCATCACCATCACGAGCCGCCGGCGGGGGCGACGAACCTGGTGACCTGTCCGGTGATGCCCGGCAACCAGGTCGACCCGGCCTGGGCCGAGCAGCGCGGCCTGTTCCGCGACTACCAGGGCAGCCGGTACTGGTTCTGCTGCGCCGAGTGCGGGCCGCTGTTCGACGCCGACCCGGCCCGCTACGCGCACGCCGCCTGA
- a CDS encoding alpha/beta fold hydrolase, with amino-acid sequence MPTVVFEAGSAATRSTWASVQTRVAAFTRAVVYDRAGLGRSVPDSAGRTLDRMADDLNDLLDGLEPSSGFVQVGHSAGGPMVRLAASRRPDRVAGLVLVDPTDEAADLLFGMRFRVGEKIVIAVEWVLARVGMLERFFRFLGEGMPEDVRADLHREAFRPAVVVTQGRQARTFLTELHAWQGDPPALPDVPVTVISGSLADGMPRRVRDAATAAGRYRAAQSRQGRHVVAARSGHYIPATEPDLIAAEIRRLVLPPAG; translated from the coding sequence GTGCCGACGGTGGTGTTCGAGGCGGGATCGGCGGCGACCCGCTCCACCTGGGCGTCGGTGCAGACCCGGGTCGCCGCGTTCACGCGGGCCGTGGTGTATGACCGGGCGGGGCTGGGTCGGTCCGTCCCGGATAGTGCAGGGCGCACCCTGGACCGGATGGCCGACGACCTGAACGATCTGCTGGACGGCCTCGAGCCGAGCAGCGGGTTCGTGCAGGTGGGGCATTCCGCGGGCGGCCCGATGGTGCGGCTGGCCGCGTCCCGCCGCCCGGACCGGGTGGCCGGGCTGGTGCTGGTGGATCCGACCGATGAGGCAGCGGACCTCCTGTTCGGTATGCGGTTCCGGGTCGGGGAGAAGATCGTGATCGCCGTGGAGTGGGTGCTGGCCCGGGTGGGGATGCTGGAGCGGTTCTTCCGGTTCCTCGGGGAGGGGATGCCCGAGGATGTGCGGGCCGATCTTCACCGGGAGGCGTTCCGGCCCGCGGTGGTGGTCACCCAGGGTCGGCAAGCGCGCACCTTCCTCACCGAGCTGCACGCCTGGCAGGGCGACCCGCCGGCGCTGCCCGATGTCCCGGTCACCGTCATCTCCGGCAGTCTCGCGGACGGGATGCCGCGACGGGTCCGGGATGCCGCGACCGCCGCCGGGCGGTATCGGGCCGCACAGTCCCGGCAGGGCCGGCACGTGGTCGCTGCCCGCTCCGGCCACTACATCCCCGCCACAGAACCAGATCTGATCGCTGCGGAGATCCGCCGCCTCGTCCTCCCACCCGCAGGATAA